The nucleotide window AACATGAATTTTGACCCTCTAGGGTCCTGGATTAAAGTGCTCCATGGAAATAGCCATTGAAATTGCAAAGTCAGCACTGATTACAGCCTCCCTACAGACATCCTTCTTTTTGCccattcattattatttgtgcTCACGACGCCAACAGGTCAGTCATAAATGATGCCACCATCAATACTCTTTGTGTCTGTAAACCTTTTGGGACAGACATACTgcctcatttccaatcagtgcatatcttgTAACTTCTTGCTGACATcccataacttttcataccacaaatattcagggttttgttttgtttttggtcccGGTCTTGTTGCTCAatagcccctctggacagcaataatgtggtagcctTGAACTACCAAAGAGAATAAATCCACCAGGAATGCATTATGAGTGCATCAAGAATATGTTCCAAACTACAGCTTCAATGAAATACAGCCTGGAGGGGTCTTAGCATTCCTGACAACAGCTATTTTAAATCGGTCACTGAACTGATAGATGTGACAGGATTTTCCTctgatttttatgtttttttcttcattaatgcagagagaaaagaaagtttTGGAGTCAGTGAGACACCATATTttggatttatttcttttatttacttagtaagatttttatactgcttattCAACAATAATACCAATTTGGTTTACATAATATGCTATAAGATAttcattaaaataacaacaaaaccagactttattttattatttattattgcatttatatcccacctttcccccaaggagctcatggtggtgtacatgtttctccctcttctccatttaatcctcacaacagccctgtgaggtaggttaggctgagaggcagtgtctggctcAAAGTTGCCCAGTGACCTACAtggttgagcagggatttgaatcctggtcccccaggtcatagtccaacactcaaacaattttttttaagacACAGCAGTAGACGTGATAAAATTATCATAATGTAGATTAGATCAACAGGTGTTAAAAACAATGTACATAATCAAATTACATGTCTGGCAAGTCTTTCCTatacaaaaaaaaatgtttgtaggTTTCGGAATTTTGGTTTCCATGAGTTGTTGGCAGAGATTAATTCCCAAACAATGTCTTCCTTCAGCCTAAGCCTGGATGTCAAGAGCTCCCTCCCACCCCATAGAACCAAGTTCACTATGCAAAGTGCTGAAGAGTCATCCCCTTTGGCAAGGCTGAATGTCTTCCCCTCTGCAGTTACCTTATGACAGTTCACAAAGATTCCCTTGGAGGGGCGCTGGGGTCTGGAAAATCTATGTTGCAGTGCAGGATATATAGTTGCCCGAGACAGAAATCTCTAGGAAAGTGGACAGGGGAGAAATGAGTTTGGGTCGGAGATGACATCTCACAGTTTTTGCTGCAAACCAGGCCCGTGCTGGTTCCCTTATGGCAAGATTTCTCTTAAAGGCTTTATGCCTCCCACCCCTCAAAAGATGATTACTAATTCAAATGTATGACCTCCCTGGAATCCAGGCTCAACTCCTGGACTCTGGTTGGGACAGAATTATTTCCAGACCGGACTGGACAGCACCCAGTTCCAGTAGGTTCAAGTTCCATTCTGGAAAGACCATGTGAACCGACCCTTCAGGCAGCGAGGGGCTGTCTCTAGACTGCACTATGCTTCACTTGTACATTTCCTGAGGCCATTTAAGACTGGTTTGTAGGATCAACCCCAGTTCCCCCCTGGGGTTCACTGCTCAGCAGGTTTCTGATTGTGGTTCGCCCCttctcaatttttttaaattattgtctGGGGAACTGGAcatgggaacacaggaagttgccttatgccaagtctgGCCAGTGGTCCAGCCAGCTCCACATTGTCTGCACTCACTAGCagtaactctccaggatttcaggcaggagatgctGGGAAGGGATtaataacagaatcatagaaccatagcagagttggaaggggcctgtaaggccaccaagtccaaccccctgctcaatgctggaagcCTTAATATAATGTCTTCttaaacataagaagaacccttctggctcaggctagtggcccaactagtccagcatcctgttctcacagtggccaactagatgccaatggggaatctgcaagcaggacatgaactcAGCAACACTCTCTCACTCATGTTCCCAagcaagtgatattcagagacatCATGCCTCTGTTACTGCAGGCAACATAGCTATCATGAGTCGCAGCCAttcatagtcttatcctccatgattttctgtaatacttttaaaaacatctgagtTGGTGGCAATCATGTCTGGCAATTTAACCTTGTGCTGTGgaaagaaggactttctttccccccttcgaaatcttgcaacattcagcttcatcagattAGTCCGGgctctagaattaggagtgaaggaggggaaaaaaccttctctctatccacattcttcaCACTGTGTATAtacacaaaaacaacaacaaattaaatagCTAACTATTTGATGCTCTTTCATGATGCCCCAAGCCTACTACCTGAAGTGGCTGGCTTACTCTGTCTAATGCGGGTGGCCATGAGTGAACACTTGTCCAGAACGTGTTACCAACAGTCTTCTCATGGCGGCCTTCATGTCCTTGTTCCTCAATGCATAGACAGTAGGGTTCAGAAAGGGGGTGACAGAGATGTAGAAGACGGAGAGCAGTTTATCAATCATGAGCTGGGTGCCTGGACGcatgtaaataaacaaaatgggTCCAAAGTACATGGTGACTACAATAAGGTGAGAGGTACATGTGGAGGCAGCCTTGGAGCCCCGGGACCGGACTGTGGAGAGAATGAATGCGTAGGAGAAAAGCAAGGCAATGAAAGACACCAGTGACAAAATTCCGCTGTTGGTCACCATCATGACCTCCAGGGGATAGAGGTCAATGCAACCCAGCTTGATGACCAAGGGAAGGTCACAGAAGAAGTTGTCCACTTGATTTGGCCCACAGAAGGGCACATCAATGGTGAAACCGAGTTGCACACTGCTGTGGAGGAGCCCACCGGCCCAGGAGGCTAGCACAAGCCCTATGCAATGGCGACGGCTCATGAGTGAGGCATAGCGGAGAGGATGGCAAATGGCCACGCACCGGTCATAGGCCATAGCTATCAGCAAGAGCATCTCGCTTCCTCCAACGAAGTGGATAAAGAAAATTTGGGCCATGCAGCCCTGGAAAGAGATGGCATGGCGTTGGGCAAGGAAATCATAGAGGTACTTTGGGGTCGCAAAGGAGGATAAGCACAGATCCAATAAAGCCAGATGAGCTAGCAGAAAGAACATGGGTGAATCGAAAAGCCGGTGATCCCTGATAATTGCTGAGAAGATGAGAATGTTGTTGAAGACGGTAGCTGtgtaaaggaggaggaagaagacaaATAAAAGGACCTTGACTTCCCAGGTTTCAGAGAGACCCAACAGGACAAACTCGGTCACCATTGTCTGGTTGCCCCACGCCATCCACTTTTTGCGTATCACTGAGAAAattggggaaggagaaggagacagcaaTGAGATAATTCCATTCCTTTATAGCCTTAAGTTAAGTCAAGAAAGAGCGTACCTGTGTGTCAGCTGTTGTTATTACTCTTGGCTTTATCCCAGTGGTACCTACATTATCCACAGGAACTTAGacagctgccttagactgagtcagaccattgttccttCTAACTCGGTActaactcaggggtggggaatgcgtggccctccagatgttgttggactgcaatcaGCCCGAAACAGCTTGGCCAAAGCTCCAAGGAtgattggagctggagtccaacaatgcttTGAGGACCACAGGATCCTGTCCATTATGAAGAcatcttttttctgtcttttaggAAGAGAGAAAGCTCCCTCAACATCAGGCAGtcattggtccattgagctcagtattgtctacactgactggcagtggctcttcagggtttcagacaggagacaacacccaaccctacctggagattctgggactgagcctggggccttttgcatgcaaaggagaggcTCAGCtgttgagccatggcccttccccatcctACCATCTCTCTAAGAATATTGTGGatagtgaaaaaaaaataggaaaaacCTAAGAGCACAAAAGTACCAAACAATCCTCCCCAAAATAGCTCAATAAGGACTGGACACGCCCAGTGATCACAGAATACTGAGTGCATCTTTAGTGAGAGCAGGGTGGAAAATCAGgagagggagaatggaatggagtatccaggcataatggaatggagtatccaggAAAAGGACATGGCTGGCTGGAGCACTGAAGAGGGGGCAACATTTTGATGTTTTCTGTTCTATTCTGTTCATGCTTACAGAAAGACCTAGACATACCTGAGCATCActcaaaattatacagccacaatagttactgtatactatagccagcatggacagggccagccccagacatgccaggggcACTTGCGCACAagcctgtgccaggccccagtgctccctttctgcaatttgcagcaggatcgctgctgcggatcgcatgGCAAGAGCTCCAGACCTCCCGTCATTCCCTTGCTTCTTCAAACtagctttctcctcctccccatggttagttttacctgtcctaagcacgATTGTACAAGTGTGAACCCCAATGAACACACTGAGCATACAAATGACCAAACCTCCCCTTGTCCTCTGCTTCCCATCCTGcctcctcccatcctcctcctcccctctctccttccagctcctttccctccctctcccttctccatcccccatggtcagtttcacctctcctaaacattgcatgggagtaaatcccattgaactcactaagcatgcaaatgatcaatccattctcagcaaacttgcacaggatcccatttcctatgttctggattaaaaagcagagaaattgatgaataggaaaaaaaaaaaaccttgcgaacATTCCTATAGCCAACCATAAGTCCTTGATTGAGAAACTTGCAAATCTTGGCTTTTCTCCTCCCGCAATTTTCACGCTGGGCTACTCTAAAGCGTGGCTGGCTATATCACAATGAATCATGGACATAGACATCAATCGTCGACAACATTCAAGGATGATTCTCCTTCCCACACCAGGGGCTTTGCACTCCCGCATTACTTCAGCTTGCTACCTAATGTGAGatacagaaaagcatttacattgGTGAAGTTCGACGTGCTCCcgtctgctcttttagagggcagATATCGGGGAGTTCCCCATATGAAGCGATTATGCCCCTGTGGGATGGGACAAATTGAAACAGTAACCCATGTACTCTTAATTtgccctttttatcatgatctCTGCCTCCTGCACATAACTCCAATCATCAACTTGATTCCTGGCCGGGACCTTTCTTTTTATACCAAATTCTGTGCTATGGCGCATCGAAGAACATTATTAGCCCAACTGTCTATACAGCCATGATTA belongs to Rhineura floridana isolate rRhiFlo1 chromosome 11, rRhiFlo1.hap2, whole genome shotgun sequence and includes:
- the LOC133367362 gene encoding olfactory receptor 4K3-like; the encoded protein is MAWGNQTMVTEFVLLGLSETWEVKVLLFVFFLLLYTATVFNNILIFSAIIRDHRLFDSPMFFLLAHLALLDLCLSSFATPKYLYDFLAQRHAISFQGCMAQIFFIHFVGGSEMLLLIAMAYDRCVAICHPLRYASLMSRRHCIGLVLASWAGGLLHSSVQLGFTIDVPFCGPNQVDNFFCDLPLVIKLGCIDLYPLEVMMVTNSGILSLVSFIALLFSYAFILSTVRSRGSKAASTCTSHLIVVTMYFGPILFIYMRPGTQLMIDKLLSVFYISVTPFLNPTVYALRNKDMKAAMRRLLVTRSGQVFTHGHPH